GATTTgctcactcccacacccacggacACACGCCCAGTCTGCGCCGGGGACGCGCCGGAATTCCGAGCAGCTGCAACCCCTCACACCCAGATTGTGGGGTATTCCGCTGGCGTATGTGGGTTTAtgcgatttatttatttaatatatgtTATATAACCGTGTGTGACCAGACGTATGCACCTTCCAGCTTGAAAGCTCAACGGACGTCCTTAAGCAGTAAGTGAGCTCCTGAATGTTTTTGTCTTCTAAGAACAGTTATCTGCATTTTGTCCATTGTCATGGTGAATATTGTGCTGTAAATTAGTTTGAGATATCTGTGAGACCCTTGCTGATAACCCGTATCAATAATGTAAGTTATTCCGCTAAGGCGTATCGAATTTCAAAGGTTGTCGAAGTCGCCGTTTTGGTGCTTTTAAACTCGCGAGCCCTCTTTTGTCTCACTGGCATCCCTCCACGAACGTTCTAGAACCCTGTGATGCCCAGATTTCATTATGACGTTTAACGAACCACGTTACACATCGTTCGATTTTGGCCCTTAAAAGACTGTGATTTTAAAAATGGTGATTTTAAATTAAAACCGTGAATAAAGTCCACGCAATTTTGTCAGATCTGTTTCGTTCCTAGAGGACTATCGTATAGGCAACtcgtagcaaaaaaaaaaaaagtggctgcCGAGTGTTGTGATCTTGGGCGCGAGCCACATCATTCCTCTGCTTCGACTTGCCCTTCGTTTCACGATCTAACGTTAGCCCACTTGTTTCGTAAATTTACCATCTAAAAATATGTACATGGAAACAGTAGTTTCAACAATTGTATTTAGTCTCCATCACATATGTGCTGGGTACCCGTGCTGGTGATTTAATAATTTAGTGTAGCGCATAAGGGAGATTCGGTCGTGGAAGTGTTAGAAAACTTAAATGTGGAATTAAGACTTAAATAGGCGCCTCCTCCGTTGTTCACGTCATGTTCTGCTGAGCCAAAGTTTAGTTTTTTTGTCTAATGACGCAAAAGCATACAGCACCAATATTTCTCCAGCTACTCTGACGTAAATTAAGTTGACAGGTTGCACACGTTGACAGGTTGCTAACTCTCGCGCCAGCCTTGCAGACCTTGGCCTGGAGATTTAGAGCAGTGTATCGTTCCTACCGGCGAAATAAAAAAACCTTCCGTTCTTTAGTGCCACTCTGCCGGTGATGCGCGGCACATTTTGTGGCACCATGTCCAATCTGGCACAATGGTTGCTTTTGTGCACGGATCGCAGCTTTCGCATGGGCGCGCGCACGTCGATCCTGGGGGACACGGCGGCCTGCATGTAAACAAACTGCTACTCAGCACCGTACACAGCGTCTTTGTTGACGTTAATGACAAACTTGACAGTGGAAAAGCTGTTTCGTTCGGCTCTTTTCCTCCCAGAAGGTGTTCTCCATGCACACAACCAGCGAAACTGTCTATATAGATAGGATAGGGTGAATATACAACAGGATACTTTGGTATTTAACTTCGTAGCCTTGAGAGATTGGCccctgaaacacttttaagtcCCAAACTTGTGACAGGCACCCTGAGCTTCACCATTTATCATAATCTGTGCTGATACCTGATTCATCAGCTATTTACAACCACAAGTCAGTCGAAGGTGTGTGTATCCAAATGTACATGCACGTTTTGCATTGCAGATCTTGTCCAGGAAAGTGAGCAGAACCCTTTTCCATAATCAGCACAGACAGCGTCCAGGACGAGCTTTCCAGCTCATGCAGCAGGAATGTTATTTTCTGCACTTTGTTGTTGATATTCAGTATCTGATGTCTGACTGGCTtacgtctctccctctgtctgctgCAGGACGTCTGGCTCGGTTTACGCGCTTGCGCCGTGGCCGTCGCTGTCAAAGTACCGCCGACGCCTGAGCTCGGGGCCTCGGGCCGAATTCCCGTCTCAAACgccggccacgcccacctccTCGCACATCCCAGCACCTCCCAGCAGGGGGAGCCGTCGCCCGCCTCGCCCAGGCAGCCCGGCAGTGCAGACACAAACGCGCCACAGCCATGGCGGAACCGGCCCTGCCGTCGGTGGGCGAGCCCCCGCTGCGCTCTCCGCGCTCGgagccacaccccctctccttCCCCATCCTGAGGGAGGGCAGTCGCGTGTGGGAGAGAACGCCGCTGCACCACGGAGAACTGCCCAGCCCGCTGCCCACCAAACGCACACGCACCTTTTCTGCGTGAGCatctcttatacacacacacacacacacacaaacatacacactcacctctTCTACATCTCACGCACGCTATAGTCATATTATGCAACAATGGCTCagttgctgctgtgtgtgtgtgcgcgtgcaggaCAGGGCAGTGTGTGTCGCAAGACATGGGTCAGTTCATGGAAATGCGTCTGTGCTCGTGAGCATATTTGTGGTTGCACCAGCAAGACCAGCAGAAGCACAATCTGACCGTACGATTGTAGTAGACACGTGTCTGCTACATGCTCTCTAAACGctgttgtctctctgtctcctcgaTCTCTAGCACGATGCGGGCTAAGTCAGGTACTGTGTATAGTGGCGTGTGTAAGAACTTCTCGAGGTCACAGGGTCATGGCTTCATCAGACCGACCCATGGCGGAGAGGACATCTTCGTCCACATCTCGGAGTGAGTCACCTCTGCCGTCCATAGTCGGTGTCTGCTGTCGTGCTGGTGCGGCTGAATCCTGATCGCAATTTCAGAGAAAAAGTTGCgtcggactgtgtgtgtgtgtatgggggtgcACCTGTGTTTTGGACATGTTGTTTTGCTGTTTCTTTCAGTGTCGAGGGAGAGTATGTTCCTGTGGAGGGTGATGAGGTCACATATAAAGTCTGCCCCATCCCCCCTAAGAACCAGAAGCTCCAGGCGGTGGAGGTGACCATCACACACCTGAACCCAGGAACGAAACACGAGACCTGGTCAGGCCAGATCATCAGCTCGTAGGCAGCTGCCCGAGCTGGGGCAGGGCTGATGGGTGGGTCACAGGTGCTGGGGCAGGGCtgatgggtgggggggtgggtcaCGGGTGCTGGGGCCGGGCTGAGGGGTCGTTTTTCAAACAGGGACGCTATAGACACAGTGGGAGAAACATGAGGCAAGACAGTCAAGACATGTGGAGGACTGGAGGGGTAGACAAAGGTGGGCTTAATGTTAAATTGAAACTGGTGAACAGAGGGATGTTTGTGAAGCAGGTGAGGGCAGAGATTCCAGCAATGTAGCGACCAGCGTGTGATAGAAACAATATAGGAGATTATGGAAGCAAGGAAGGTAGAAACTGGTTTATGGACAATATGTCGGAACAGGAAAATGTGTTTAAAAGGAAGCGTGGTCTTATTAAATAGGCTTACTGAACTGTGAAAGAGTCTTGTGCCACACAGATGATCGGGTCCCCATCATTTAACTGTTagcctttatttatttatttagatgtTCATTTGTTAGTGATTTTATCAGATTAGTTGTAGGGGGTTTTCATTTAGAATTATGTTGCAAATTATGCTGGAATTTGAGTACCATAAACTAATATTGCACTTAAAACTTGAACCCCAAAAAGACATACTGCCAAACTCACTACAACTCCCAGAATTCCAGTGGGAGCAATTCAGGGTAAACCAAACAGGATTTTTTAGTCCAATGGAGATAAACAGTGGGCCTAGCAAAATACTTATACTGAACATAATAGAAAGTCTTAATGTTTTTTCTATTTTCTGTTGTTTTTATGGTATTAAGACCTATTCATGACGAGTTGCTCACACATTAGTAATGTTTTGGTTGGTCATGTTCTGTTTGATGTACCATTCAGCCAATCATAACATGTAGTCAACATTCACCGAGTAATTTTCTCCAATGGTTTCTATGCATCTTTTTTATGCTTTGCTATGTTAACTGGTCATATTTTTGTACTGTGAGTACTTAACTGACAAAtagtttgtttggttttgttgtTTCAGAGCACTTTCTTTCTCCGGTCAGATCACTGTGGCTGGTATAAACGTCATTTATGTGTGAACTTTGACAGAgtaatgaaaataaaataataaaaaaaacagctttACTAGTCACCCAACTCCAGTGCATATTATTTTTTATCCATTATTCAACAAATCAGGTCTTCAGGGGAAATGAGTGTTATTGGGAGGGTTTATGGGCACTTCCTGTCACTGATGTGAGGATGCTTTTTGAGCCGTAATTTGAATGTTAACAGACTCAGGAATGTTAGGAAAATCAGTGACACTAAGGGACCAAAACAGTAAACAATAATGCTCAAAGCTTGTTTAGTGTGTATTTATGGTGACCATTTTCTATAATACCAAACAGCTGCTAATCCATTTCTATTATCAGAGCGGTCTCACTATTCTCTAAAGCCCCATTACAttttcatacacacaaacaagcaacatttcccaaaaatatttattacaacAATACAGTAAATGGGTGCTGCATAAACACATCAAGGTCAATCGTACAATTCTGATTTCTCACACAAATGAGCAACATGAGGTAAACGTTTAAATCTTCCATGATGAAGGGAGTGTGTTAATACTGTTACGTGGGCAGACCCTGCCATGATCCCCACAGGATTAATaagtataaacatatatatatatataaacagacATATATAAAATGTACATCGTAAATGTGAACTGAACCATTGCGATCAATAAGGTAAGTCGCTGAGAAGAAGGCACCAGTGACAGACCAGTGCCCACGCAATCCTTCCTGGATGATGGTGGTTTTGCTGGTTATGTTTTTTCAGGACACATGCGTCTAAAATAGGCCCACAGCATGCGATGAGGACGGACAGACCCCGCCCGTCCTTCAGACAGCAGTCAAACCCGATTTCCCATTTCATACATTCAGTACATAATCATTAAAAAATGTCAATCAAACATTTCCTGTCAAGTCAGGCCACACTGATAAGTTAACAGACATTTCGATAAACATCTCCACACAGACTGATCTATTTTACAGTTGCATCCTGCTTATATACAAAACAACAGCTATTGTTGGCATCGCTGGGCTGTACGTGTGGATTATACTCATGTTTCAGCACCTTCTGACAGTTTAGAATTTGTTTCAGTGTTAATGGAAAATGGAAATGAACCTTAAAAAAAACCCCTTTCCTCTAGAGCGCCATTTACAGGGTTACAGTTGTGTTCACATGTGCAGCTGTCAGTTCTGATTCTGAAACGGTTTTTCTTATTAGCTCACAATGCCTAGTGTAGTCAGACACTCCTGAGCCTCCACTGATACACATGGTGATCAAGGGCTCCAGggaccagccccccccccccctccccccctacAGGAGTTGTCTGTCTCCGTCTTACAGGCTGTAGGAGAGATAACTGGAGAATTCTAAAGATCTCTGTTCTTCTGCGCTGACAGTGTACCTTGTACCGTAAAGAGCGGGTCAAGGGTATCGGTACACATGATCAGAATTAAAATACAATCAGCACAAGGTTCATGTGATATTCATAGTGGGAGACTGGATCACCGAATCACAGATCCATCACATATTTCTACGTGGACtaaaatatacatacatttaatgttacaaaaaaaaaaaaaggtttttttttacaagtaAAACAGTCACTTGATTAGCCTGAAGAGTAAAATTTCAAAGTTAGTTTCAGTAAACACTGTGGTTGGCGATCAGGGTGATTCCTACTAGTGATTCCTTTTGATTACTTTTTATCGTCAGGATTTGTCTATAAAGCACGGTGTAGTACCAGTCCAGGACAGCAGAGGGAGCCGATGAGCTTCGAGCAGGCGATCCTGGTGAACTGCTAGGCTTCGTTGGGCGGTGCGCTAAAGAACAGTTCCCGGCAGAGCCGTGCGGTGTCCTCCGGGGAGTACACGGTAAAGCCAATGGTTCGTGGGTCCTCAAAAATCTCATAATCATTTCCACCCTGTTTTCAGAGAGAAATGAGGAAGAGATACAATTTCTATACAGATAGATTTATATACAGATAGAGTTATCTATCTGTAAATACAGATAGACTATATCTGTTTCTGCCTGACTATCTGTATATCTGTTTGTGTGGTTGTAGTGTCTCTGTATCTGTGTCTATTTTCCAGATGAGAAAAACAATGGAATGTCACGTGAACCTTAACCTCAACAAAAACCTATAAGAGCCACTACAGAGTTCAAATGTCAGCTTCACCCCCCCagtttacaaaataaaacactcATACATGAACTCACACACTTAAACCAGGATTAAGCAGTGAAGCTTACTcaccaaacactcacacacaaacactcacactcacctcaTAAACCAGGACTACCCAGTGAAGTTAACTcaccaaacactcacacacaaacactcacacacccctcataaACCAGGACTAACCAGTGAAGTTTCATTCCCAAAGAAATAGATGGTGTCCAGCCCTTCTCCATCTAGAACATCCAGACACAGACGTTTATCCCAACCTTCAGGAAACACGTCGAAGCTGATCAATCCCcctaaacacaacacacacacacacacaaacacacacacagacttttaAGAATCACACCTCACATCACAGTATCACAGTGTTTCGTCATACCTGATTTTACGACACATTAGCATTatcaacaaaacacaaaactctCCTTCTTACATTACACTTAGCATGTGACACAAAGATCACCTCATACATATGACACGGGGTGCTCTATCTTTAACAACAGTTAGGTGCCGTTAGGCAGAGATCTTCAAACTCCCCTGAGCTCCTGTTAAACCTGCCTGTCTCTACCTAGCACAGGTTACACGCCGAAAGCATTCCAGGGTCATGACAGCGCAGCCATTTCTGACGGAGGTGCGGTTAGAAGCACAAGCTCCCCGGGAATTCTGGGAAACCATGTCAGAAAGGCACCAAACCTTCTGTTTGTACCAACTATCTACAGAAAACAGTAtgaacaaaatgaaaaaaaccTTTGTTGCCAGTTATAGTTGCTAACAATCTGTTGGCAGTTGCAGCTAGCATCAtttagagaaatgtatatattacATATTTGACAATGGTAACACTGATCTGAGGTCTGTAGTCTTCCTCTATAGTCTGACCTCTGTGTCTTCTATTACCACTTTGTTATTCTGTTATTATGCAGAGCCTGTGTGTAGTAGGCGATATTAGAGAGTTAGAGCtactcaaagtgtgtgtgtgtatgtgtgtggataaGGACACTAATATTGCTTATTAGTAGTATCTGTGTTATAGTATCTTTTTCATCTTGCTGCACCTGCAAGTGGATGCACCTTGTATCCACCTTGATAACACTGGAATGTTTTGTggctgtgtatgtgcatgtgtgcacaagcatatgtgtgcgcgtgtgcgtgcaagtatgtatgtatgtgtgtgtgtgtgtgtgtgtgtgtgtgtgtgtgtgtgtgtgtgaatgcgtgcGCCTGCATCTCAGCAGACTTTTATTGATGAGCTGCACTACAGTAaccaccctctcctctcctctctccctctctctctctctctctctctctctctctcctctctctccctctctctctctcctctctctctccctctctccctctctctcctctctctcctctcctctcctctctccctctcctctcctccctctctctctctctctcctctctctccctctctccctctctctctctctctccctctctctctctctctctctctctcttctctctctcctctcctctctccctctctctctctctctcctctcctctcctctctctctcatctctctcctctctctcctccctctccctctctcctctctctctccctctctctctcttctctctctccctcccctctcgtctctctctcctctctctcctctctctccctctctctcaccctctccctctctctctcctctctcctctctctctctctcctctctctcctctctctccctctctctctccctctcctctctctctctctctctctctctcctctctctctccctctcctctctctctctctctctctctctcctctctctctctctctcctctctctccctctctctctctctctctctcctctctctcctctctctccctctctcctctctctctccctctctctctctttctctctctccctccctctctctctctcctctctctcctctctctccctctctctcacccctcctctctctctcctcctctctctctccttctctctcctctctctcctcctctctctccctctcctctctccctctctctctctctctctctctctctctcctctctctctcctctcctctctctccctctcctctctctctccctctctctctctccctctctctctctccctctcctctctctctctctctctctctctcctctctctctctccccttccacctccaccctttccgTGTGTCCTGTTCTCTGGTCCTCCACTCTGTAGTATGATTACTGATCACACAAGTCCACACGCTGCcaaacacactactgaacacatgGTTGaactgaagagagagaggttcCTGGTGCTAGTGttgctcctctcctccatctccctctctccttctctctctctctccctctcactctttccatctctccccaatctctctctctcaccacctcTTTTTCATGCACTACGTGATGCATTCTTTAGTCAGTATGGTTGCCCTTGACTGCTAGTTAAAGATGAACTTAAATGTAAAGGGAGGTTAATAACCCcctaaactcacacacacacacacacacacacacacacacacacacacacacacacacacacacacacacacacacacacacacacacaatctccttCACAATGGCTTCACTGCTTTAGTCATTTCGAGCTGAACCAACAGCTGGAGCCAATCAGGTTGCTGTATTTCCAACCACACCCCCAGACCATGATGACTCCACCCAAAGAACACCAACCGAAGGCAGGCTTGAAGAACACGCCTGTGGGTGTATGCGTGAATGAAGCAACGGACGAAAGGGAGAcatcctctgtctgtctctctgcctgtctgtctgtctctctgcctgtctgtctgtctctctgcctgtctgtctgtctctctgcctgtctctctctcagtcgtTCCCTCTCTGTGTTTCCACAACAGCATGGACATGAGGAAGAAGAGAGTTGTGAGGTCTATTTTTGTGGCTCTGTGCGGTTGAGCATCAGCTGTACGATGTTCTGTGACTGTATCCCATGATTCCCTGCGTCCTCATAataacagggtgtgtgtggacgtgaGCCTGCACACGAGTGCTTCCGTAAACCCAGTTATCTTCAAAGTTGAGAGAACACAGAGTGCTATTGTATTTACGCATGTGTGCCTGcaaaaaacaataaacaaggctatgtactgtgtgtgtgtgtgtgtgtgtgtgtgtgtgtgtgtgtgtgcacgcttaTCTAACTAAATACGTTTTTATTGCTTCCGTATCTGTGTATCTATTTGGCTATATTCAGTAATTGCCACACTGCCCattcaacagtgtgtgtgtgtgtgtgtgtgcatgacatGCTcagatgagtgtgtatgtgagtgtgtgtacatgtgcatgctcaaatgagagtgtgtgtgtgtgtgtgtgtacgcgcgtgTGCATGCAAGCTTGTTTGCTTTGCAGTCTCTGAGTGGCTCTTTGAGCAAAAACAGCTCAAGGAGAGCATGACAGTTAAGGGAGAGTGTTTCACAGATCATTAACTAATGTACCCAGGGCAGAAAAACACCCAACACCCATCCACACGGGTGAGAGTCTGGGGCAGAGAGATGAGCCAGCCAAACACAGGCAAATATCACACAAcccaacacctcaccacccacaccgcacactacacaccccaacacctcagcacccacaccacacaccccaacacctcaccccccacaccacacacaccaacacctcacacctcaacacctcacaccacacacccaacacctcaccactgcaccacacaccccaacacctcacaccacacaccccaacaccacacaccccaacaccacacaccccccaacacctcaccccccacaccacacaccccaacacctcaccacccgcaccacacacaccccaacatctCACTAcccgccccacacaccccaacacctcacccctcacaccccaacaccacacaccccaacacctcaccacccacaccacacacaccccatcatcTCACTACctgcaccacacacccccaacacctcacccccaacaccacacaccccaacacctcaCCCCCCGCACCACACACCCTAACACCTCACTACccgcaccacacacccccaacacctcacccccgcaccacacaccccaacacctcaccactgcaccacacacccccaacacctcacccccaacaccacacaccccaacacctcaCCCCCCGCACCACACACCCTAACACCTCACTACccgcaccacacacccccaacacctcacccccgcaccacacaccccaacacctcaccactgcaccacacaccccaacacctcacaccacacacctcaccccctgcaccacacaccccaacacctcacaccacacacccaacacctcacaccacacacccaacacctcaccccctgcaccacacaccacacaccccaacacctcaCTACCCGCACCATAGAACCATCATCCTTGACC
This Brachyhypopomus gauderio isolate BG-103 chromosome 6, BGAUD_0.2, whole genome shotgun sequence DNA region includes the following protein-coding sequences:
- the csdc2b gene encoding cold shock domain-containing protein C2, whose product is MAEPALPSVGEPPLRSPRSEPHPLSFPILREGSRVWERTPLHHGELPSPLPTKRTRTFSATMRAKSGTVYSGVCKNFSRSQGHGFIRPTHGGEDIFVHISDVEGEYVPVEGDEVTYKVCPIPPKNQKLQAVEVTITHLNPGTKHETWSGQIISS